GGCCACCATGCTCGCGCTGGCGGTCTGCTACATGGCGCAGGGCGCGGTGTTCCTCGGCGTGGTGCAGATCGTGGTCTACACCGGCGCGATCATGATGCTGTTCCTGTTCGTGGTGATGCTGGTCGGCGTCTCCTCGGCGGACTCGCTCAAGGAGCAGCTGAAGGGCCAGCGGATCGCCGCGGTGCTCTGCGGCCTGGGCTTCGGCGTGCTGCTGATCGCCGGCCTGGCCAACGCCCACCTGCGGAACTTCACCGGCCTGTCCGGGGCGAACGCCGAGGGCAACGTGCAGGGCCTGGCCCGGCTGATCTTCACCAAGTACGTCTGGGCGTTCGAGGTGACCGGCGCGCTGCTGATCACCGCGGCGGTCGGCGCGATGGTGCTGACCCACCGCGAGAAGGTCCGCGCCCCGCTGACCCAGCGCCAGCTGGCCGCCCGGCGAGTCAGCGACAACATCCAGGTGCCGCCGCTGCCCGCCCCCGGCGTGTACGCCCGGCACAACGCGGTGGACGTCCCGGCGCTGCTGCCGGACGGCACCGTCGCCGAGGACTCGGTGATGGGCACCCTGCGCGAGCGCGGCCAGATCCGCGACGTCAGCCAGGAGATGCTCCGGCGGATGGCCGAGCTGGAGGAGACCACGGCCGACTGGCTGGGCCGCCCGTCCTCCGCCCGCCCCAAGGTGTCCGGGCCCCGCCAGGCGCTGGAGACCGTGCCGACCCCGGCGCCGGCCCCGACCAAGGAGGAGGCGGAGTGAACCCGGCCAACTACCTGTACCTCGCCGCGCTGCTGTTCACCATCGGCGCCTCCGGGGTGCTGCTGCGGCGCAACGCGATCGTGCTGTTCATGTGCGTGGAGCTGATGCTGAACGCCTCGAACCTGGCGCTGGTCACCTTCTCCCGGATGCACGGCAACCTGGACGGCCAGATCATCGCGTTCTTCACCATGGTGGTCGCGGCGGCCGAGGTCGTGGTCGGCCTCGCCATCATCGTCTCGATCTTCCGGACCAGGCACTCCGCTTCGGTCGACGACAGCAACCTGATGAAGCTGTAGGCGGAGGGCCCTTCACAGTGAACTCTCTCATTCCGCTGCTGATCGCGGCGCCGCTGGCCGGTGCTGCCCTGCTGCTGCTCGGCGGACGCGCCCTGGACCGGTTCGGGCACTGGATCGCGACCCTGCTGGCCGCGCTCTCCTTCGCCTTCGGACTGGCCCTGTTCGCGGACATGCTCGGCCGGGACGCCGAGCACCGCGCCGTCACCGAGCGGCTGTTCAGCTGGATTCCGGTCGACGGCTTCCAGGCCGACGTCTCCTTCCAGCTCGACCAACTCTCGGTCACCTTCGTCCTGCTGATCACCGGCGTCGGCACCCTGATCCACCTGTACTCGGTGGGCTACATGGCGCACGACGAGCGCCGCCGCCGCTTCTTCGCCTACCTGAACCTGTTCCTGGCCGCCATGCTGGTGCTGGTGCTGGCCGACAACTACCTGCTGCTGTACGTCGGTTGGGAGGGCGTCGGGCTGGCGTCCTACCTGCTGATCGGGTTCTGGCAGCACAAGCCGAGCGCCGCGACGGCCGCCAAGAAGGCGTTCATCGTCAACCGGGTCGGCGACATGGGCCTGTCCATCGCGATCATGCTGATGTTCGTCGAGTTCGGCTCGTTCGCCTTCCGGCCGGTGTTCGCCACCGCGGGCGACGCGAGCGAGGGCAAGCTCACCGCGATCGCGCTGATGCTGCTGCTGGCGGCCTGCGGCAAGTCCGCCCAGGTGCCGCTGCAGTCCTGGCTGGGCGACGCGATGGAGGGCCCGACCCCGGTCTCCGCGCTGATCCACGCGGCCACCATGGTCACCGCCGGCGTCTACCTGATCGTCCGCTCCGGGGCGATCTTCGACCTGGCGCCGGACGCCCGGACCGCCGTGGTGGTGGTCGGCACGGTGACGCTGCTGTTCGGTGCGATCGTCGGTTGCGCCAAGGACGACATCAAGAAGGCCCTCGCCGGGTCGACCATGTCGCAGATCGGCTACATGGTCATGGCCGCGGGCCTGGGCCCGATCGGCTACGCCTTCGCCATCATGCACCTGGTCACCCACGGCTTCTTCAAGGCCGGGATGTTCCTCGGCGCCGGGTCGGTCATGCACGGCATGAACGACGAGGTGAACATGCGGCACTACGGCGGCCTGCGCAAGCACATGCCGGTCACCTTCGTCACCTTCGGCCTCGGCTACCTGGCGATCATCGGCTT
This is a stretch of genomic DNA from Kitasatospora fiedleri. It encodes these proteins:
- a CDS encoding NADH-quinone oxidoreductase subunit J encodes the protein MTSTGEAVQFWVLAVVAVGGALGMLLMRKAVHSALCLAATMLALAVCYMAQGAVFLGVVQIVVYTGAIMMLFLFVVMLVGVSSADSLKEQLKGQRIAAVLCGLGFGVLLIAGLANAHLRNFTGLSGANAEGNVQGLARLIFTKYVWAFEVTGALLITAAVGAMVLTHREKVRAPLTQRQLAARRVSDNIQVPPLPAPGVYARHNAVDVPALLPDGTVAEDSVMGTLRERGQIRDVSQEMLRRMAELEETTADWLGRPSSARPKVSGPRQALETVPTPAPAPTKEEAE
- the nuoK gene encoding NADH-quinone oxidoreductase subunit NuoK gives rise to the protein MNPANYLYLAALLFTIGASGVLLRRNAIVLFMCVELMLNASNLALVTFSRMHGNLDGQIIAFFTMVVAAAEVVVGLAIIVSIFRTRHSASVDDSNLMKL
- the nuoL gene encoding NADH-quinone oxidoreductase subunit L; this translates as MNSLIPLLIAAPLAGAALLLLGGRALDRFGHWIATLLAALSFAFGLALFADMLGRDAEHRAVTERLFSWIPVDGFQADVSFQLDQLSVTFVLLITGVGTLIHLYSVGYMAHDERRRRFFAYLNLFLAAMLVLVLADNYLLLYVGWEGVGLASYLLIGFWQHKPSAATAAKKAFIVNRVGDMGLSIAIMLMFVEFGSFAFRPVFATAGDASEGKLTAIALMLLLAACGKSAQVPLQSWLGDAMEGPTPVSALIHAATMVTAGVYLIVRSGAIFDLAPDARTAVVVVGTVTLLFGAIVGCAKDDIKKALAGSTMSQIGYMVMAAGLGPIGYAFAIMHLVTHGFFKAGMFLGAGSVMHGMNDEVNMRHYGGLRKHMPVTFVTFGLGYLAIIGFPGLSGFFSKDKIIEAAFARGGTEGWVLGLCALLGAAVTAFYMTRVMVLTFFGEKRWQPDAETGEPPHPHESPRTMTVPMVVLAFGSVFAGGLFAFGSSFLHWLEPVTGHAEGDSPLSPLAVSLIATACMLAGAGLAWQMYGRGPVPVTAPIGSPLTRAARRDLLQDDFNHAVLVRPGSALAATLVWFDSRGLDGFVNGLAAAIGGLSGRLRRVQTGYVRTYALSMFGGTLVLVASTLLMRSV